A portion of the Acidimicrobiia bacterium genome contains these proteins:
- a CDS encoding branched-chain amino acid aminotransferase, whose product MPTPAHETAPFGAVFADKMALSRWDGEHFEEPRLEPVAPLPIHPAAHVLHYSSSVFEGLKAHRGVKGDLRLFRLDRHIERMQASARLLYLPPPDGPLLERMIIAVVDAAREAIPEPPGSLYLRPTLVGTEANVGAAASPSKEALLYVLGSPVGDYFSGGIRPLKVVVEAHRPRSTPSFGMAKTGANYASALGLIMEAKHTHAADQVLFAPGGDVQETGAANFILLDDDRVLTKSLDPSFLPGVTRDSVLVIARDLGYEVIEADFTIDEMLEFAERGEAALSGTAAVLAGVGTILHAGKEHKVGSGEVGPNTLRLRAALTALQTGVAPDIHGWIRTV is encoded by the coding sequence ATGCCAACTCCAGCGCACGAGACCGCCCCCTTCGGCGCGGTATTTGCCGACAAGATGGCACTCAGCAGATGGGACGGAGAACACTTCGAGGAGCCGCGGCTCGAACCGGTCGCCCCGCTCCCGATCCACCCTGCCGCCCATGTGCTCCACTACTCGAGTTCTGTGTTCGAGGGTCTCAAGGCCCATCGCGGTGTCAAGGGCGATCTGCGTCTGTTTCGTCTCGACCGGCATATCGAGCGGATGCAAGCCAGTGCCCGGTTGCTCTACCTTCCACCTCCGGACGGGCCGCTCCTGGAGCGCATGATTATCGCGGTGGTCGATGCGGCCAGGGAGGCCATTCCCGAACCGCCTGGTTCCCTCTATCTGCGCCCGACCCTGGTGGGCACCGAGGCCAACGTCGGAGCCGCCGCCTCGCCCAGCAAGGAGGCGTTGCTCTATGTGCTCGGCTCGCCGGTCGGCGACTACTTCTCCGGGGGGATCCGTCCGCTCAAGGTGGTGGTAGAGGCGCACCGTCCCCGGTCGACACCATCCTTCGGCATGGCCAAGACCGGCGCCAATTACGCGTCCGCCCTGGGGCTCATCATGGAGGCCAAACACACACACGCCGCAGACCAGGTCTTGTTCGCTCCCGGCGGCGATGTGCAGGAGACCGGCGCCGCCAACTTCATTCTGCTCGACGACGACCGTGTGCTGACCAAATCCCTCGACCCATCCTTCTTGCCCGGCGTTACCCGTGATTCCGTTCTCGTCATAGCTCGAGACCTCGGCTACGAGGTGATCGAGGCCGACTTCACCATCGACGAAATGCTGGAGTTCGCCGAGCGCGGCGAGGCCGCTCTCTCGGGCACGGCTGCTGTGCTGGCCGGCGTCGGCACCATCCTGCACGCGGGCAAGGAGCACAAGGTAGGGAGCGGGGAAGTCGGGCCGAACACCCTGCGCCTTCGTGCCGCCCTCACTGCTCTCCAGACAGGCGTGGCGCCCGATATCCACGGTTGGATCCGCACGGTCTAG